In a genomic window of Myotis daubentonii chromosome 18, mMyoDau2.1, whole genome shotgun sequence:
- the SHE gene encoding SH2 domain-containing adapter protein E, translating to MRWPPAPAASPCVRSACSLTCSAATTLLRRAGQAPLMAAKWFKEFPLNLKTVSERARPGGGGGKPRKNSEAGGAAPTAGKGRKNSVAEPGGGRAGLAPPKDSRLSRESLQGLIQAAAGKSRKNSRTADEEPHRGAARSSGCSTYINRLIKVDTQEKNGKGSYPGGSSSSTSSTSSSSSASSSPSSLGPELDKGKTIKQQDTVIILEDYADPYDAKRTKGQRDAERVGENDGYMEPYDAQQMITEIRRRGSKDPLVKALQLLDSPGEPGEPGAKPEALARRRSSKDLLGKPPQLYDTPYEPAEGGPERKARPPDAHGRLPQDDERPAAEYEQPWEWKKEQIVRALSVQFEGSERPSAKEEPGRQHHRQKSWTQKILKPALSDHGEGERVDPALPLEKQPWYHGAITRAEAESRLQPCKEAGYLVRNSESGTSRYSIALKTSQGCVHIIVAQTKDNKYTLNQTSAVFDSIPEVVHYYSNEKLPFKGAEHMTLLYPVHNKLH from the exons ATGCGGTGGCCCCCGGCGCCTGCAGCCTCCCCGTGTGTGCGCTCGGCCTGCTCGCTCACCTGCTCCGCGGCCACGACGCTCCTGCGCCGCGCCGGCCAGGCCCCCCTCATGGCGGCCAAGTGGTTCAAGGAGTTCCCCCTGAACCTGAAGACCGTGTCCGAGCGGGCCaggcccggcggcggcggcggcaagcCCCGCAAGAACTCCGAGGCGGGCGGCGCGGCCCCCACGGCGGGCAAGGGCCGCAAGAACTCGGTGGCCGAGCCGGGGGGCGGCAGGGCCGGCCTGGCTCCCCCCAAGGACAGCCGGCTGTCCCGCGAGAGCCTGCAGGGGCTGATCCAGGCCGCCGCGGGCAAGAGCCGCAAGAACTCCCGGACCGCCGACGAGGAGCCGCACCGGGGCGCCGCCAGGAGCTCAGGCTGCAGCACCTACATCAACAGGCTCATCAAGGTGGACACTCAGGAGAAGAATGGGAAGGGCAGCTACcccggcggcagcagcagcagcaccagcagcaccagcagctctTCCTCCGCGTCCTCATCCCCGTCCTCCCTGGGCCCCGAGCTGGACAAGGGCAAGACTATTAAGCAGCAAGACACG GTCATCATTTTAGAAGACTATGCTGACCCGTATGATGCCAAACGGACAAAAGGTCAGCGGGATGCGGAGAGAGTAGGCGAGAACGACGGCTACATGGAACCCTATGACGCACAGCAGATGATAACAG AAATCAGACGCCGAGGATCCAAAGATCCCCTGGTGAAGGCCCTGCAGCTGCTGGACAGCCCCGGGGAGCCGGGGGAGCCGGGCGCGAAGCCGGAGGCGCTGGCCCGGAGGCGGAGCTCCAAGGACCTGCTGGGGAAGCCGCCGCAGCTGTACGACACGCCCTACGAGCCGGCCGAGGGGGGCCCCGAGCGGAAGGCGCGGCCCCCCGACGCCCACGGCCGGCTGCCGCAGGACGACGAGAGGCCGGCGGCTGAGTACGAGCAGCCCTGGGAGTGGAAGAAGGAGCAGATCGTGCGGGCGCTGTCAG TTCAGTTTGAAGGCTCTGAGAGACCTTCCGCGAAGGAGGAGCCCGGGAGGCAGCACCACCGGCAGAAGAGCTGGACCCAGAAGATCTTGAAGCCGGCGCTGTCTGACCACGGCGAGGGGGAGCGCGTGGACCCGGCCCTGCCGCTGGAGAAGCAGCC TTGGTATCATGGTGCCATCACCCGTGCTGAGGCTGAGAGTCGACTCCAACCCTGCAAAGAAGCTGGTTACCTGGTTCGAAATAGTGAGTCAGGGACCAGTAGGTACTCCATTGCACTAAA GACTAGTCAAGGGTGTGTCCACATCATAGTGGCTCAGACCAAAGACAACAAGTACACACTGAACCAGACCAGCGCCGTCTTCGACAGCATCCCTGAAGTGGTACACTATTATTCCAATGAGAAGTTGCCTTTCAAGGGGGCAGAACACATGACCTTACTCTACCCCGTGCACAACAAGCTGCACTAA